The DNA sequence CATGGATCTTAGAagcatgaaaatttaaaaagctCATGCCTTTATCTTATTTTCCGCGTTTTAGATTGAGATGATGGATTTCCTTTATTTTGTCAATTCCTTTTTAGCATGGATGCTGTAACTCCCAGAAAAATGgtgtattattttttcctttttctcagcTTTTCAAATATGTAGATTTTGCTCAGTTTCAGTTTGTGTTTGCGTTTGAGGTATTAAATCCCATCATTAATCTTGATGCTGCCTATTTTTGCTCTCTGTTTCCTTGTagcatttgaaatcctttatttttatttttattttattttattaaatatatagttatatattttaattttttgccaTCTAAGATTTTCATACATACTGCTCAAGTTGCACTGTTGTACGAAATGTTGATATGATTTTCTTAACTTTTATGAATGATGGTATCCAATAGAACAGTCATTTAATTTctactgatttttttttggtttcagatcattttattccattttagGAGGTAATGTTACTGACTAAAACCATTCTCACCATTTCAGACTGCATGGGTTTCATCTTTTGAAGGCAGGAAATGATATGAGCATGGATCTTGGAGAAGAAAGTTCCCGGTTTTTGTCGTTACCAGCCACAACTTCAAGGAATTTGTCGTCTTCCTCGTCAACATTCTTTTCAGCCAATCAGTCTCCATTTTTCTCTCCAAGATCACCAACGTGCCAATTATCTGAATCGACACTATCAGACATTCCATGTGACAATATTCAGCTAAGTGCTGATCCCCTCAGTACTGTGTTAAGTGCTGATCCCCTCAGTTCCAGCTCAGGAAATCCTGATCCTCAATCTCTAAAAAATGTCCGGTTTACCTTGTCAAACATGTCAATCATCCCAGGATCTCGTGTTTCAAGTGATTTTCAGAAGTTCAATCGTGTTTCTCCCTCAACTGGCATTTCCAATAGTACCACCATGTCCAATCACAGTCATGGCCATGGCAATGGTTATTCTCAGCATACAGAGAAACAGAAAAAGCTTGGGAGAAGCCATGGAATCTCGTTTGCGCCAACTTCAGCTTCATTTTCCTCTAATAGATTGAGGAGCTGTGATGTCTTCATTGGTTTGCATGGTAGAAAACCACCTTTGCTGAGGTTTGCTAATTGGCTCCGTGCTGAGTTGGAAGTTCAAGGAATGAGCTGCTTTGTATCTGACAGAGCTCGGTGTCGGAACTCAAGAAAACATGGCATTGTTGAGAGGGCAATGGATGTTTCTACTTTTGGGGTTGTAATCTTAACTAGAAAGTCTTTTAGGAATCCATACACCATTGAGGAACTGCGATTTTTCTCAGGAAAGAAGAATTTGGTCCCATTATTCTTTGATTTGGGTCCGGATGATTGCCTTGTCAGGGATATAGTTGAGAAGAGGGGAGAGATGTGGGAAAAACATGGGGGAGAGCTATGGCTTTTGTATGGAGGTTTAGAGAACGAATGGAAAGAAGCAGTAAATGGCCTTTCTCGGGTGGATGATTGGAAACTGGAGGCTCAAGATGGTAAGTGGAGAGATTGCATACTGAGGGCAGTCACACTTCTGGCTATAAGGCTTGGAAGGAGAAGCGTTGTGGAGCGGTTGACTAAATGGAGAGAGAAGGCAGAGAAAGAGGAGTTTCCCTTCCCTCGAAATGAGAATTTTATTGGTAGGAAGAAAGAATTGTCCGAGCTTGAATTTATACTTTTTGGTGATGTCAGTGGAGAATCAGAAAAAGATTATTTTGAACTTAAAGCTAGACCTAGGCGGAAGAATTTGACAATTGGGTGGAGTAAGGGAAGTTCAGTTGAGGAAAGACGGAGGGAACAACATATGGAGAGTGGACACAGGAAAGGGAAACAAGCTGTGGTATGGAAGGAGTCAGAGAAGGAAATTGAGATGCAAAGTTCTGAATTCCCTCAAAGGCAGTACTCTTTGAGGTCAAAGAATGGAGGAAAGTATGGGAGAAGTAGAAGATCCGCCAAAATTTTGTATGGAAAAGGAATAGCTTGTGTATCAGGCGAATCAGGAATTGGAAAGACCGATCTTCTTCTTGAATTTGCTTACAGGTATCACCAAAGGTACAAGATGGTATTATGGGTAGGCGGGGGAAGTAGATACATTCGCCAGAATTATTTAAATCTATGGTCATTTTTAGAAGTTGATGTGGGGATTGAGAATTGCTCGGAGAAAAGCAGGATAAAAAGCTTTGAGGAGCATGAAGAAGCAGCCATTTCTAGAGTTCGAAAAGAGCTCATGCGGAACATCCCATTTTTGGTAGTGCTTGATAACCTAGAGAGTGAAAAGGATTGGTGGGATCAGAAACTTATAATGGATCTTCTTCCCCGGTTTGGTGGAGATACTCACTTTATAATTTCCACACGCCTTCCTCGCATAATGAACTTGGAGCCTTTGAAACTCTCTTACCTATCTGGGGTTGAGGCTATGTCTTTAATGCAGGGAAGTGTCAAAGATTACCCTATTGTGGAAATTGATGCTCTCAGAGTTATTGAGGAGAAACTTGGGAGGCTCACTTTAGGCCTTGCAATTGTAGGAGCAATTCTATCCGAGCTTCCTATAAATCCAAGCAGGCTCTTGGATACAATTAATAGAATGCCTTTGAGGGACTTGACCTGGAGTGGAAGAGAGGGTCATTTATTGAGACGGAATACCTTCCTCTTCCAACTGTTTGAAGTTTGTTTCTCAATATTTGATCATGCTGATGGCCCAAGGAGTTTGGCGACTAGAATGGTTCAGGTGAGTGGTTGGTTTGCACCCTCAGCAATTCCCATTTTCCTATTAGCTCTAGCTGCTAACAAGGTCCCTGAGAAGCACCAAGGCACTAGGTTGTGGAAGAAGTTTTTGCATTCCTTAACTTGTGGCCTTACATCATCCTACACCAAGAGATCAGAAGCTGAAGCGTCTTCCATGTTGTTGAGGTTCAATATTGCTAGAAGCAGTACCAAGCAAGGTTATCTCCATTTCAATGAACTCATCAAGCTTTATGCCCTCAAAAAAGGAGTAACTGGAGTTGCACAGGCCATGGTTCAAGCAGTAATTAGTCGTGGGTCTATTTCACAACATTCAGAACATTTATGGGCAGCATGTTTCTTGCTATTTGGTTTCGGGAATGATCCCATTGTGGTTGAGTTAAAGGTGACGGAATTGTTATTTCTTGTAAAAGAAGTGGTTCTCCCTCTTGCAATTCGGACATTCATCACATTTTCACGGTGCAGTGCTGCTCTAGAACTCCTTCGGCTATGCACCAATGCACTGGAAGCAGCAGATCAAGCATTTGTCACACCAGTAGAGAAGTGGCTGGACTCATCGCTTTGTTGGAAACCCATCCAAACTAATGCTCAGTTAAATCCTTGCCTTTGGCAGGAACTGGCACTCTCGAGAGCAACCGTGCTGGAAACTAGGGCTAAGCTAATGCTAAGAGGGGGGCAATTTGACATAGCGGATGATCTAATTCGAAAAGCTGTTTTTATTAGAACTTCTATCTGCGGTGATGATCATCCAGACACCATATCTGCTCGTGAAACTCTGAGCAAGCTCACAAGGCTTCTTGCAAATGTTCAAATTCATACATCCCCATAGATTCTAATTTTCTTGTAAGAAAGAGTTTACATTAGACGTATACAGAGATCTGGAATAAAACTTTGTTAAACATTTTAGAGGAAATTCTTttataccattttcttttctgaatGAGATGATCATACATTTTTGAATTCCTTCTTTATGTTATCTTGATGTGAATTCGTTTCTATAGGCCTCATCATAAATTACTTGTTGCTTTCAAATCCTTTTTATGCATTTTCTCTTACATGAACTATTTAATTATGATATCCATATCTAATTTTTGTTCTTGGTTaaggtttttattttgtaaCTAAAACTTTATAGGCGGGCAGTGACCAATTGCAAAAAATTGCATGTGGTAATATGAGGGCATTGGGACTCACTCTTCCCTCCAAGGCTTCCAGGTATAGGTAGTTGGATGATTTCTACTATTTGATATCTAGGCATCCTGTTACATCATTGTTGCATCCGGAAAACATTTTGTGTTTGCATGTTGTAATGCATGATCATTTTGGAGTTTTTACCATCCAGGACCTTTTGGGACCCATATGTTCTGAAATTTGCTGAAAATCAGAATCCtccattttgaaaaatttgaccTGGCAGGTTTTGCTCCTCGGTTCACTGCTTTGAATCTTGAAGTGTGCTGATTCAACTTTGAGTGGTGTTTCATCCTGACTTGGTGTTTGGAATCATAGAAGTTGCTGAAAATGGGAGCGAAATTAGGTACTTGGACAAATAGGAATCCAACCATGTTCAGTTCTTAATATCTCCACTCTCAACTGTTCTTTATGGaactttatttattcttttttcttcctttaatGGTTCGGAAATTTCTTAGTTCTaatcttttcctctttttttataactttcCTTCTGGAGCTTTTGTATTGTTCTATGCATGAACCTCTCAGTTTCATGTTAGGCTAACAAATCATTTGCTTTATTCAAACTGGGCAGACAAAGCTGAACTCCTTGCTGGAAAATTTTTTGTTCACTTTTCCGGAAGTTGACTTCATGATCTGATATTCTCATTCTCTTTTGCTACCGTTCTAACTTTGTTTACCAGTTATCAAACAGGAAGTGAGACTTCAATTCAGCCAGGCTGGCAACCTGCTCATCTGAAGACTTCAACTTAAAGTTTCCACCACTTGGAAGAAGTGATCAATAAATGTGATGGGAGAGGGGAAGCGATTATGTTTCTGTGCTTTAAGAGGTAAGAAGGCAACCGGTTCATCTACTTTGCTTCTCATATATCTGTAGCCTTAATCTTCAGGTTCAAACTTTAACCTATCGTCATTTTAATACTATGAAGTTGCagttatgtattttaaaagcaataaacATTCTCTGCAATTAGCTGAACATTGTGGGGAAAATTAGTTTCTAGTCTCAAACTTACAACCACCAAGTGTTTGTCATCTAATAGTTACTTGTGTGCCATTTTAGATATCCCCCATAATCGCAGTACAGTCACAGTTTAACCATTTCTTACCCCCATAATTGTAGCTCAATGGTTGTGCAATTGTGCCCTCCGACAATGAACCAAAGCTCTTGAATTCGAAGGTAGAGGCATAGGCAAATATCACCTAGGTTTGCTTCCACGCATCAGCAATTAGGACAACTGCCTAGTGCCTACTAAACACTTCATATTTTGCCTTCTTTTTAATTGTTGCCTCTCCCTCTCACCATTATAACAGTGATTTTTAGAAatgagattattattattattatttcctaaAAGCCTTTGCTGCATGGTATCCCAAAGAGAGAGAGGTGGCAATTTCTCAGTTTTCACTTTAGGTTGAGACTTGAGTTAAGTTTATATGCAACTACTAATGTTGAAACAATATTTAATgttcatttaatttaaaacaGAAATTAACTAGCTTGAACTCAAGTCAAATAAGACTTTGGAAACTGGTTGAGCTTCAAGTGAGgagaaaggtttttttttttttttttttttttgttttctgtacACAGCAACCTGTTATCAATTTACAAGTACTACGCTGATTTGAGGTTTTTACCAAAAATTCCTCTTGCTTTTCATTTGCTCACACTTGCCTGTGTAAGGTCACCGGATAATGTATTGGTGGAGATATACTACTCTAGCTTTTAGTTTCTATTCAATCCACTGTTGTTAGTATTGTTGAAGGTTACAAATCACTTGAAACACCTAACAAATTCACGAAATGATCATATCACACACTATGTTGTTAGTCCTTAGAAATTCATTGGAAGTTCTCATGCTTATTAATTTACTTGCATTCGCGATGACTATATCCATTTATAGATACTTGAAAACCCCTTCCAAGTAGTAAGTCCAggttgattatttttc is a window from the Vitis riparia cultivar Riparia Gloire de Montpellier isolate 1030 chromosome 9, EGFV_Vit.rip_1.0, whole genome shotgun sequence genome containing:
- the LOC117922365 gene encoding uncharacterized protein LOC117922365, with translation MSMDLGEESSRFLSLPATTSRNLSSSSSTFFSANQSPFFSPRSPTCQLSESTLSDIPCDNIQLSADPLSTVLSADPLSSSSGNPDPQSLKNVRFTLSNMSIIPGSRVSSDFQKFNRVSPSTGISNSTTMSNHSHGHGNGYSQHTEKQKKLGRSHGISFAPTSASFSSNRLRSCDVFIGLHGRKPPLLRFANWLRAELEVQGMSCFVSDRARCRNSRKHGIVERAMDVSTFGVVILTRKSFRNPYTIEELRFFSGKKNLVPLFFDLGPDDCLVRDIVEKRGEMWEKHGGELWLLYGGLENEWKEAVNGLSRVDDWKLEAQDGKWRDCILRAVTLLAIRLGRRSVVERLTKWREKAEKEEFPFPRNENFIGRKKELSELEFILFGDVSGESEKDYFELKARPRRKNLTIGWSKGSSVEERRREQHMESGHRKGKQAVVWKESEKEIEMQSSEFPQRQYSLRSKNGGKYGRSRRSAKILYGKGIACVSGESGIGKTDLLLEFAYRYHQRYKMVLWVGGGSRYIRQNYLNLWSFLEVDVGIENCSEKSRIKSFEEHEEAAISRVRKELMRNIPFLVVLDNLESEKDWWDQKLIMDLLPRFGGDTHFIISTRLPRIMNLEPLKLSYLSGVEAMSLMQGSVKDYPIVEIDALRVIEEKLGRLTLGLAIVGAILSELPINPSRLLDTINRMPLRDLTWSGREGHLLRRNTFLFQLFEVCFSIFDHADGPRSLATRMVQVSGWFAPSAIPIFLLALAANKVPEKHQGTRLWKKFLHSLTCGLTSSYTKRSEAEASSMLLRFNIARSSTKQGYLHFNELIKLYALKKGVTGVAQAMVQAVISRGSISQHSEHLWAACFLLFGFGNDPIVVELKVTELLFLVKEVVLPLAIRTFITFSRCSAALELLRLCTNALEAADQAFVTPVEKWLDSSLCWKPIQTNAQLNPCLWQELALSRATVLETRAKLMLRGGQFDIADDLIRKAVFIRTSICGDDHPDTISARETLSKLTRLLANVQIHTSP